Genomic DNA from Nicotiana tabacum cultivar K326 chromosome 21, ASM71507v2, whole genome shotgun sequence:
GTCATTTCTCGTCGTTTCCATAAACTTACTCTCCggaaaacgaggggactatctgtatacgggcgAAACTGAACCCATGGGACGCCTCgatttttgatgaaataaatggAGCGAGAGACGTGACGATAAGGAACCGGAGTCGAAGCAAAGAGCCTCTCGAGCCGGGGTCCGGACAAAACGCCTGCCCTCGGGAGTATCGGGACCATGACCCCCAGGTTCAAATCCCAAAGGCCTCTGAGAGCATTACCAAATAATCGAGCACGACCAACAAAAGACCGTGGTATCCGTGACCAGCCGGAtgtcacggcgtgaatctcgacAGTATCGGCAGAGAACCGGTGATTAGTTaaacagaagatttttaccttttatgaaattgtacttagggtaaaaccccctactatataaaggatgGTCTGATTATTCATTAGGGACATTGTAACACGCACATTAAGGTAATATACTCTCAtttctctgttattcaaagttcttacttttgttcatcaaATCATCACTAACGTAAGCCCAGGATCGAAGGCATGCATTTCATTAAGTTGTTACTAAGTCCGGGATCACTCCTCTTGATTGGTTTGATAATTTATTACGTCCTTTATCTGTTTAATTTAACGCAATTTATCGTTTGTATTGAATTAACCCACGTattcttaaaaccacttacaaatttaattgttatccgtttttgaAGGTAAACAATAATAAagttaaatatttattattaatccaATGCTAAAAATAACTCTTAAACAGAAAGGTACTCAAAATAAAACTAATAATTCATAATACAAATAGAAAATCATATATCTAGTGACTCAATTTTATCTCGTACAAACATTTCTCTCCCTcagactaagtttgtatcgttcTCAATGTAATAAGGAAGAGTAATGTTAGAGGAAAAACCGTCCATCTAatagaaataacaacaaaaaatattGTTTGACACATTGACCTCAAGCAAAAATTATCGAGGAAAAGGACCCTCCTTCACCATTTCCCTCAAACCCCTAAATTTTGACATGATCAATTATCCCAATTGCCATGATATAATCTTGGAAGTAATAATACAGCAAACACCAAGAATATAATATGTTGTTTAATCATCATTACAACAAAATTGGTTGCAGATTGATAAGGTAGCATCCTAATTATGTTCTTTGATTTGTTTTATCCTAGTCAATTGGCTTCTCTATGCGACGACAGATTCTTGTCAAGATAGcagatttatattatttttttctggTCCTACTCTTTAATCCATCGTCTTCTGAAAAGGCCAATTCCATCTGCAATGTAATCTTtgtttagaataagaaaaaacggAAACTGTCATGTTATTTTGTTATGGCTCAGGGCAGAATAAATATTGGGATATTGACATTTGAATAGGTCAAGAGATGCTGATTTTCTGCAAAGGTTTTTGACAATGTTCAAATTACAATTTGAATTTGAGGCTTTCATGAATCAGAAACAATTGGAAGAGAATCTTACCGAGGAAAATGCTATTCATAAATTTGGAGAGGACTTTGCAACTTGTATTTACGTAGCCAAAGTTGCACAATTTTTTCATGCTATAACAACAACGTGGTCCAAGAATCTGAGCAGCCACGCCCTTTACATTGTAGTCGAAAACCTTTCTGAAGAAACACATTTCACATGCAAAATAGACCTAAAATCTTGGCAATTTTGGGGTAAGAAGGGTTTAAAATCATTCAACGTAGGTAAAAAGCGTGTGGATATTTATTGGGATTTGAGGTCTGCCAAATTGTCTAGCCGGCCAGAGCCTGTCTCTGATTATTATGTGGCATTGGTCTCAGAAGGAGAGATGGTATTATTATTAGGTGATCAAAATAAAGAAGCATTCAAGAGAACAAAGTCAAGACCAGCTTTTGTGGATGCTGCTTTAGTGCACAAGAAGGAAACTGTATatgcaaaaaaatatttttgcacTAGAACAATATTAGGGCAAGGGAAAAAGCAACATGATATTACTATTGAGTGTGTCATTTCAGGGCCATCTGATCCTGCAATATGGATTAGTGTGGACGGGACCGTATCAATCCGAATTACTAATTTGCATTGGAGATTTAGGGGAAATGAGACAATTTTTGTGGATAATGTACGTGTGGAGATATTCTGGGACGTGCATGACTGGTTGTATAGTGGCCCTCGCTCTGGCCCTGGGACATTCATTTTCAAACAAGATAATGAAGGTAGTGATAAATTGGAAGGCAGATATTCAAATTCTGAAGGTTATATTAGTGATGGAAGCTCTAATTTGCAATCTGTGTGCACGGAATTATGGCATTTTCTTTATGCATGAAAGATTGAATGACTTGACTATAGTCTCATCGGGTTAAAATTGGAACAATACAAAGAAGTCTAAATGAGTAGCTTTGGAGTTGTGAGACCACATCCGAATGTGTTACTACTCTACCAATGTTGACGAAGCTGGATTCCATGTTTTAAGCAAATGGAGTATGTGTTTTCTTAGGCTTTTTGTATATTGATCAACTTAAAACAATTCAACTTGTTTGCCCTGGCTGACCTGAATATATTAGATTTTCCAATTGTTGG
This window encodes:
- the LOC107824250 gene encoding uncharacterized protein LOC107824250 translates to MFKLQFEFEAFMNQKQLEENLTEENAIHKFGEDFATCIYVAKVAQFFHAITTTWSKNLSSHALYIVVENLSEETHFTCKIDLKSWQFWGKKGLKSFNVGKKRVDIYWDLRSAKLSSRPEPVSDYYVALVSEGEMVLLLGDQNKEAFKRTKSRPAFVDAALVHKKETVYAKKYFCTRTILGQGKKQHDITIECVISGPSDPAIWISVDGTVSIRITNLHWRFRGNETIFVDNVRVEIFWDVHDWLYSGPRSGPGTFIFKQDNEGSDKLEGRYSNSEGYISDGSSNLQSVCTELWHFLYA